A stretch of the Streptosporangium sp. NBC_01755 genome encodes the following:
- a CDS encoding YbaK/EbsC family protein, translating into MPEKLHPNVEKVTAVLREHAVPGEVVTFSEATPTAASAAAQLGCEVGAIANSLIFDADGEPLLVLTSGAHRVDTALIARTVGVAKVKRADPAFVRAATGQVIGGVAPIGHPAPVRTLVDTWLGKYDVVWAAAGHPHTVFPTSFDELVRITGGVPVEVE; encoded by the coding sequence GTGCCAGAAAAGTTGCATCCGAACGTTGAGAAAGTCACCGCCGTGCTGCGTGAGCACGCCGTCCCCGGTGAGGTCGTCACCTTCTCGGAGGCCACCCCGACCGCCGCCAGCGCCGCCGCGCAGCTTGGCTGCGAGGTCGGCGCCATCGCCAACAGCCTGATATTCGACGCCGACGGCGAGCCGCTCCTGGTCCTGACCAGCGGCGCACACCGGGTCGACACCGCCCTGATCGCCAGGACGGTCGGCGTGGCGAAGGTGAAGCGCGCCGATCCCGCCTTCGTTCGGGCGGCCACCGGCCAGGTCATCGGCGGCGTCGCCCCGATCGGCCACCCCGCCCCGGTCAGGACGCTGGTCGACACCTGGCTGGGCAAGTACGACGTCGTCTGGGCCGCCGCCGGCCACCCGCACACCGTCTTCCCGACCTCCTTCGACGAGCTCGTCCGCATCACCGGCGGGGTCCCCGTCGAGGTCGAATGA